Proteins encoded together in one Impatiens glandulifera chromosome 1, dImpGla2.1, whole genome shotgun sequence window:
- the LOC124913776 gene encoding probable 2-oxoglutarate-dependent dioxygenase AOP1 — protein sequence MDSFTNNQVIPVIDFSIENLQPDSETWMLTSKKILRALEEFGCFVANYTKVSTYLREAMFKASKDLFELPIEIKMKNISKTPYIGYVGQLPFIPLFEGLGIEDATTVKGVQSFTSTMWPSGNQFFFLRSETSLMFSRIVAELHYKVVRMVGENYGVEKECQTLIASTSYHLRLLNYKLPERDDQTNVGFIPHTDTTFMTILHQNHVKGLEIKIKDSEEWVFVDSSPSSFVVIAGDALMAWTNGRIKSAYHRVIMRGKEERFSVGLFTFIKDILVKAPEKMVDEEHPLLFKPFDNYKLMEYLITDEAKNSNCPFNSFCGLYPSLNKK from the exons ATGGATTCCTTTACAAACAACCAAGTGATCCCTGTTATAGATTTCTCCATTGAAAACCTCCAACCCGACTCGGAAACCTGGATGCTCACCAGCAAGAAAATACTCCGAGCTCTAGAAGAATTCGGCTGTTTTGTGGCGAACTACACTAAGGTTTCCACTTACCTCCGCGAAGCAATGTTTAAAGCATCAAAAGATTTGTTTGAACTTCCCATTGAGATCAAAATGAAGAACATTTCAAAAACACCATATATTGGTTACGTGGGGCAGTTACCTTTCATCCCTTTGTTTGAAGGCTTGGGAATAGAGGATGCAACTACTGTTAAAGGAGTTCAAAGTTTCACTAGTACAATGTGGCCATCTGGAAATCAATTTTTCTT TTTACGCAGCGAAACATCACTTATGTTCTCGAGGATTGTGGCGGAGTTGCATTACAAGGTGGTGAGGATGGTGGGGGAGAACTATGGTGTAGAGAAGGAATGTCAAACTCTTATTGCCTCAACCTCTTATCATCTTCgtttattgaattataaattgCCTGAAAGGGATGATCAAACCAATGTAGGGTTTATTCCTCATACTGATACAACATTCATGACAATTCTTCACCAAAACCATGTCAAAGGTTTAGAGATTAAAATCAAGGACTCCGAGGAATGGGTCTTTGTTGATTCCTCTCCTTCTTCATTTGTTGTCATTGCTGGCGACGCCTTAATG GCGTGGACAAACGGGCGAATAAAGTCGGCATATCACCGAGTGATAATGAGAGGAAAAGAAGAAAGATTTTCGGTGGGACTTTTCACATTCATTAAAGACATTTTGGTGAAAGCCCCCGAAAAAATGGTGGATGAAGAACATCCATTGTTGTTTAAGCCATTTGATAATTATAAACTAATGGAATACCTTATTACAGACGAGGCAAAGAATTCCAATTGCCCTTTCAACTCCTTCTGTGGACTCTATCCTTCTCTTAATAAAAAGTAA
- the LOC124920493 gene encoding D-glycerate 3-kinase, chloroplastic: MALLNILSQPTMSGLTKIASLSLYNYNPSSLHHGYSNAFHCTCNTFPCFSSLSIARTPPTKQILSKSGNTIASTDGRRQFQANSVFPTTPAEVSSVDDLFDFICSGPLLEKMGFTSESVAESVDKWLQYGLYLCRLFRLNELYLTLPQKVRLYHYYIPVFLWIEQQISNHSSSFEDGKEVLPLVVGFSAPQGCGKTTLVFALDYLFRMTGRKSATISIDDFYLTAEEQAKLRESNPGNALLEFRGNAGSHDLPFSVETLTAMMKLTKEGTKMKLPRYNKSAYDGRGDRADPSTWPEVEGPLTVILFEGWMLGFKPIPAEVVKAVDPQLEIVNKNLEAYYNAWDKFIKAWIVIKIQDPSFVYQWRLQAEIAMREDGKDGMTDEEILDFVSRYMPSYKAYLPTLYSEGPSGSDPEHLLVIDIDEGRNPILGC; encoded by the exons ATGGCGCTTCTGAATATTTTATCACAGCCAACTATGTCTGGATTGACCAAGATTGCATCACTTTCCCTCTACAATTACAATCCAAGCTCTCTTCATCATGGCTACAGCAATGCCTTTCATTGTACCTGCAACACATTCCCCTGTTTTTCATCTCTTTCTATCGCTAGAACACCGCCCACCAAGCAGATTTTATCCAAATCAG GCAATACTATTGCTTCAACTGATGGGAGGAGACAGTTCCAAGCAAATTCTGTCTTTCCTACCACACCTGCTGAAGTATCCTCTGTAGATGATCTTTTCGATTTCATATGCTCTGGTCCCTTATTGGAAAAGATGGGTTTTACTTCAGAATCTGTTGCTGAGTCAGTTGACAAGTGGTTGCAGTATGGATTATACCTATGCAGACTGTTTCGGTTAAATGAACTTTACCTCACATTGCCCCAGAAAGTTAGGCTTTATCACTACTACATTCCAGTGTTCTTGTGGATTGAACAGCAGATTTCAAATCACAGTTCTTCATTTGAAGATGGAAAAGAAGTCCTTCCTCTTGTG GTTGGATTTAGTGCTCCACAAGGTTGTGGGAAGACTACATTGGTATTTGCTCTGGATTATCTTTTCCGTATGACTGGAAG GAAGTCTGCAACTATATCTATAGATGATTTTTACCTGACAGCAGAGGAACAg GCAAAACTCAGAGAAAGTAATCCAGGAAATGCACTTTTAGAG TTCCGTGGAAATGCAGGAAGCCATGACCTCCCTTTTTCGGTTGAAACACTGACTGCTATGATGAAATTGACAAAAGAAG GTACAAAGATGAAGCTGCCCCGATACAACAAA TCTGCATACGATGGCAGGGGTGATAGAGCCGATCCTTCAACATGGCCAGAAGTTGAAGGACCTCTTACG GTTATTTTATTTGAGGGTTGGATGCTTGGGTTTAAGCCCATTCCAGCTGAAGTAGTTAAAGCTGTTGATCCTCAG TTGGAGATTGTTAACAAAAATCTAGAAGCTTATTACAATGCATGGGACAAGTTCATAAAAGCATGGATAGTTATCAAGATTCAAGACCCGAGTTTCGTATATCAATGGCGATTGCAG GCAGAGATTGCCATGAGGGAAGATGGGAAAGATGGTATGACGGATGAGGAGATTTTGGACTTTGTTTCGCGATATATGCCATCATACAAAGCATATCTACCAACTCTATACTCGGAAGGTCCGAGTGGGTCGGATCCAGAACATCTCCTTGTCATTGACATTGATGAAGGAAGGAATCCTATCCTTGGTTGCTAG
- the LOC124918711 gene encoding auxin-induced protein IAA6-like, with product MSKDGVGLGLEITELRLGLPGGNSEKNEKKRVFSEIVTCGELSKGVMNGDDNKSDHERLKNQVVGWPPVCSYRKKINNVMYVKVSMDGAPFLRKIDLSIYKDYIELAMALEKLFGCIGIVEALNDADNSEYVPIYEDKDGDWMLVGDVPWGMFSESCKRLRMMKRSEETVKGVGLRVRDFLKDLAKTVDQ from the exons ATGTCTAAAGATGGAGTTGGGCTAGGACTAGAAATCACTGAGCTCCGATTAGGGTTACCAGGTGGGAACTCGGAGAAGAATGAGAAGAAGAGGGTATTTTCCGAAATCGTCACTTGTGGAGAGTTATCAAAGGGAGTGATGAATGGAGATGATAACAAATCGGATCATGAGAGGTTGAAGAATCAAGTGGTGGGATGGCCTCCGGTTTGCTCGTACCGAAAGAAGATCAACAATGTAATGTACGTGAAAGTTAGCATGGATGGTGCCCCGTTTCTTAGAAAGATCGATTTGAGCATTTATAAGGATTATATTGAGCTCGCTATGGCACTCGAGAAACTCTTTGGTTGCATTGGCATAG TTGAAGCATTGAATGATGCGGACAACTCAGAGTACGTTCCCATCTATGAGGACAAAGACGGGGATTGGATGCTAGTGGGCGATGTGCCATGGGG AATGTTTAGTGAATCTTGCAAGAGGTTGAGGATGATGAAGCGGTCGGAAGAAACCGTGAAGGGAGTGGGATTGCGTGTGCGAGACTTTCTTAAAGATCTTGCTAAAACGGTTGATCAGTAG